A region from the Deinococcota bacterium genome encodes:
- a CDS encoding response regulator transcription factor has product MRILIVEDERDLAEPLIDLLRRERYEVVWANALEPAYEALEEREFDLAVLDVMLPEGEDAGFDFARSLRDAAFDGRILFLTARDSVSDRTRGLDLGGDDYLVKPFSLHEFLARVRALLRRSAQTKRAVFKRGPLHLDFSARRVLWQGREVELSEREFTILELFALYPERVFTVDELLDRFFPEADSGHRVVRVYVSQLRHKLDAGLISTVPGGYRLGGE; this is encoded by the coding sequence TTATCGTTGAAGACGAACGGGACCTGGCGGAGCCGCTCATCGACCTGCTGCGCCGCGAGCGCTACGAGGTGGTCTGGGCGAACGCGCTCGAGCCGGCCTATGAGGCGCTCGAGGAGCGGGAGTTCGACCTGGCGGTGCTCGACGTGATGCTGCCCGAAGGCGAGGACGCCGGCTTCGACTTCGCCCGGAGCCTGCGCGACGCCGCGTTCGACGGCCGCATCCTCTTTTTGACCGCGCGCGATTCGGTCAGCGACCGCACCCGCGGGCTGGATTTGGGCGGTGACGACTACCTGGTCAAACCCTTTAGCCTCCACGAGTTTCTGGCGCGGGTCCGGGCGCTCCTCAGGCGCTCCGCCCAGACCAAGCGGGCGGTCTTTAAGCGCGGGCCGCTCCATCTGGACTTCAGCGCCCGGCGCGTCCTCTGGCAGGGCCGGGAGGTCGAGCTGAGCGAGCGCGAGTTCACCATCTTGGAACTCTTCGCGCTCTATCCCGAACGGGTCTTTACCGTCGACGAGCTGCTCGACCGCTTCTTTCCCGAGGCGGACTCGGGTCACCGCGTCGTGCGGGTCTACGTGAGCCAGCTCAGGCACAAGCTGGACGCCGGGCTGATCAGCACCGTGCCGGGAGGGTACCGGCTAGGCGGCGAATGA